One Buchnera aphidicola (Pentalonia nigronervosa) DNA segment encodes these proteins:
- the rfaE1 gene encoding D-glycero-beta-D-manno-heptose-7-phosphate kinase: MKKKNIHFRNALILVVGDLILDCYWYNKNYNILSNESIPILPIQKIQKQAGGAANVAKNIAEIGGFSKIIGVIGSDYEGLTLKKLLHHSRINCDFITIQKHKTITKIRVLIQKKKFIRLDFQEKYNFTKNHLLKNKIIHALPKFKVLVLSDYGKGTLIDIKKIIYLAKKISIPVLIDPKGINFKKYSGASLLTPNLLEFEKIVGKCYKESQILEKGVKLLLDLNLSALLVTRAQKGMTLFQRKKNPIHFPVISKTAHDVTGAGDTVIAIIAASLATGYSLEEACFHANVGASIVIKKTGTETLTIRELNNILNL, encoded by the coding sequence ATGAAAAAAAAAAATATTCATTTTCGAAACGCATTGATACTTGTTGTAGGAGATTTAATTCTAGATTGTTATTGGTACAATAAAAATTATAATATACTATCTAATGAATCTATACCAATTTTGCCTATTCAGAAAATTCAAAAACAAGCTGGAGGTGCAGCTAATGTTGCTAAAAATATTGCAGAAATTGGCGGATTCTCCAAAATTATTGGTGTAATTGGTTCAGACTATGAAGGGTTGACCTTAAAAAAACTTCTGCATCACTCGAGAATTAATTGTGATTTTATAACTATCCAAAAACATAAAACCATTACTAAAATTAGAGTTTTAATTCAGAAAAAAAAATTCATTCGATTGGATTTTCAAGAAAAATATAATTTTACAAAAAATCACTTATTAAAAAATAAAATTATTCATGCACTGCCAAAATTTAAAGTTTTAGTATTATCAGATTATGGAAAAGGAACACTAATAGATATAAAAAAAATCATCTATTTAGCAAAAAAAATATCTATTCCTGTACTAATAGATCCGAAAGGAATAAACTTCAAAAAATATTCAGGAGCAAGTTTACTAACTCCTAATCTATTAGAATTCGAAAAAATAGTCGGAAAATGTTACAAAGAGAGTCAAATTCTTGAAAAAGGTGTAAAACTATTGCTAGATCTCAATCTATCAGCATTATTAGTAACACGTGCACAAAAGGGAATGACGTTATTTCAAAGAAAAAAAAATCCAATACATTTTCCAGTAATATCAAAAACTGCACATGATGTTACAGGAGCAGGAGATACAGTAATTGCAATTATCGCCGCTTCCTTAGCAACAGGATATTCATTGGAAGAAGCCTGTTTTCATGCAAACGTCGGAGCAAGTATAGTGATAAAAAAAACAGGAACTGAAACTTTGACCATTCGTGAATTGAATAACATTTTAAATTTATAA